A segment of the Dermacentor andersoni chromosome 5, qqDerAnde1_hic_scaffold, whole genome shotgun sequence genome:
CTCATGCAGCCTTCAGGCTGCAAGAATGGCACATAGCTGCCCATGCGGCAAACTGTAACATGCTCAGCAAAGGGCAGACTCTGGCCACGATGTAGCCATTACAACAAACTAGCCACAAATAAACGTACACACATGAACATTTATTTCTTCATGACCAGTTTGCTCTGATGTTGCAACAGCATGGATTACCAACTTACTCACGCTGACACCCCCCACCACAAGGCAAGGCAAATTAATGGGCCCACACAGGCTGTAGACAAAAGCTCTGTTGGCCACGAGTTTTGGACTTTTGGTCTGTATTGACCAATCGAGACATATAACTCACAATGGACAATGCAGAATTGGCAATCCTCAGTCACCAAATCTGGTGCACTGTTTCAACTGGTGCTCTAGCTTGGACAGTGGGCGTGTCCATTATTTCTGCCCACATGCCTGCACTACAATGTTCTTGTGTAACATTAGTAGTAGCATAGAAGTGTGCTTCTAATATGCTTCCTGTACTGCCCCAGCAGTCTTGAAGAACATGCTCCACTGGGCACTACTGCCATCAGTCAGAAGGCTACACAACGAGGGTGACACACTACTGTAAATAGCAACACTAGAGCTGCGTAAAGCGGTCTAAAAAATTTAATcctggggttttacctgccagaaccccaatataattatgaggcacatcaCAGTCGGGGACTCTGCATtgatttttaccacctggggttctttaatgtgcacccaatgcacgggacatgggcgcttttgcatttcacccacatcgaaatgcggccgtgaATTGATCCTGTGCCCTCACACTTAGCAGcataatgccatagccactatgccaccatggTGGGTGCACAAAGAGGTAGCATCAGTAGTTTTTTAGTAAAAGAATCAAAATTGTCCACAGTTAATTGTATTTCATGTTCTAATCTATATTTATTTAGTATCTGTTTTCTTGATCCAGTTGCTGACTATTAATGGCCATATGTAATTAGGCCATGAGATGTCATTACGAGCTGGTTCTGCATTTTCACAGGGGTTCAAGTCATTTTCTCACTTAAGAAAACGTTCTCAATAAAAGTGACATGTGTTGGCACACTGGTTACCACGTTAAGCTTGGCTTAGTGCTTGTCAATTATTGTGGACTAACAAAAAAGGACCACCTACCAGGCGAGTGAACCATGTAGTGCTCCCAGCCAAGGGACTGTTGCACTCCCAGGTTACGCCACTCAGTCTCGGTCATCAGGTGAGTCTTGGGCACAGACTGGGCCATCTCAGGTGGCAGGATCACATGTCTACAGGTCGGGGGG
Coding sequences within it:
- the LOC126531573 gene encoding cyclin-dependent kinases regulatory subunit-like isoform X3 — its product is MQGHLGMPETAIHYSDKYYDNKYEYRHVILPPEMAQSVPKTHLMTETEWRNLGVQQSLGWEHYMVHSPEPHVLLFRRPTKAM
- the LOC126531573 gene encoding cyclin-dependent kinases regulatory subunit-like isoform X1 is translated as MPETAIHYSDKYYDNKYEYRHVILPPEMAQSVPKTHLMTETEWRNLGVQQSLGWEHYMVHSPEPHVLLFRRPTKAM
- the LOC126531573 gene encoding cyclin-dependent kinases regulatory subunit-like isoform X2, yielding MQGAASHLGMPETAIHYSDKYYDNKYEYRHVILPPEMAQSVPKTHLMTETEWRNLGVQQSLGWEHYMVHSPEPHVLLFRRPTKAM